One Prevotella melaninogenica DNA window includes the following coding sequences:
- a CDS encoding carboxypeptidase-like regulatory domain-containing protein yields the protein MEKGRAICKVLKDVRQKIANENGISYHPEECHHKGECTGTCPGCEKEIRYLEEQLKNKQHSGLGMKVAGIAAGVCVTVLPMAAMVQTESKISPDFKAKTIKNDSIRAVDLTNGQPDAVLLRGKVFDTKTKEPIIGAVVGLKDTKKGDVTDIEGEYAVKALLTDTLEVRGIGYYKMSVTVKELLDKKNNDIYITEDSAMMNEIVVLGGCDKMFGKHKAKKGPKSHKEKKCNKK from the coding sequence ATGGAAAAGGGGAGAGCCATTTGCAAGGTATTGAAGGATGTCCGTCAGAAAATAGCAAATGAGAATGGAATAAGCTATCATCCTGAAGAGTGTCATCATAAGGGTGAATGTACAGGTACGTGTCCTGGCTGTGAGAAAGAAATCCGTTACCTTGAAGAACAATTAAAGAATAAACAGCATAGCGGTTTAGGTATGAAGGTGGCTGGTATTGCAGCAGGCGTCTGTGTGACAGTATTGCCAATGGCTGCTATGGTACAAACAGAGAGTAAGATTAGTCCTGACTTTAAGGCTAAGACGATAAAGAATGATTCTATAAGAGCGGTAGACCTGACCAATGGTCAGCCTGATGCTGTTCTATTACGTGGGAAGGTGTTCGATACAAAGACAAAGGAGCCTATTATTGGAGCCGTTGTTGGGTTGAAGGACACAAAAAAAGGAGATGTCACCGATATTGAGGGCGAGTATGCTGTGAAAGCTCTGCTAACTGATACACTGGAGGTGAGAGGTATTGGTTATTATAAAATGAGTGTGACAGTTAAAGAACTCTTAGATAAAAAGAATAATGATATTTATATCACTGAGGACTCAGCGATGATGAATGAAATTGTAGTCTTGGGTGGATGCGATAAAATGTTCGGGAAGCATAAGGCGAAGAAAGGACCGAAATCGCATAAGGAAAAGAAGTGTAATAAGAAATAA
- a CDS encoding carboxypeptidase-like regulatory domain-containing protein, translating into MVKGKSTCKLLKDIRQQIADANGISYQPKECHHKGDCVGTCPACEEEIRYLERELKARKGNGFGMKVAGIAAGICATVMPMTAAAQNVKPDSTSNLPVRTAKKDSVKVVDLSESCASPVVVRGMVIGSDDKEPLIGAFILIEGTNKGVATNIDGLFALKLPPDTSLVISFIGYKQKTVSVSSLLRSDDNVIVLEAYDVSVIVGGIGSVLPNYDDVYGHRTYKPRTHKEKNKKKCK; encoded by the coding sequence ATGGTAAAAGGAAAGAGTACTTGTAAGCTACTAAAGGATATTCGGCAGCAGATAGCGGATGCGAATGGTATCAGTTATCAGCCTAAGGAGTGTCATCACAAGGGGGATTGTGTAGGTACTTGCCCTGCTTGTGAGGAGGAGATACGTTATCTTGAACGTGAGTTAAAGGCACGTAAGGGTAATGGCTTCGGTATGAAGGTGGCTGGAATTGCTGCAGGTATCTGTGCTACGGTAATGCCAATGACTGCTGCTGCGCAAAATGTTAAGCCCGATAGTACTTCTAATCTTCCTGTGCGTACAGCCAAGAAAGATTCTGTAAAGGTAGTAGACCTTTCTGAAAGTTGTGCATCACCTGTGGTTGTACGTGGAATGGTCATTGGTAGTGATGATAAAGAACCATTGATAGGAGCTTTTATCTTAATAGAGGGAACAAACAAGGGTGTGGCAACAAATATAGATGGTTTGTTTGCTTTGAAGTTACCACCAGATACTTCGTTGGTTATTTCATTCATTGGTTACAAGCAGAAAACGGTTAGTGTAAGTTCTCTTTTGCGTTCAGATGATAATGTTATTGTACTGGAAGCCTATGATGTGTCGGTGATAGTAGGAGGAATTGGATCTGTTTTACCAAACTACGATGATGTGTATGGTCATAGGACTTATAAGCCGAGGACGCATAAGGAGAAGAATAAAAAGAAGTGTAAGTAA
- a CDS encoding carboxypeptidase-like regulatory domain-containing protein yields the protein MAKGKSTCKLLKDIRQQIADANGISYQPKECHHKGDCAGTCPACEEEIRYLERELRARKGNGFGMKVAGIDAGICATVMPMTAAAQNVKPDSTANPPVQTTKKAPVKVVDLSDGCASPVVVRGMVIDAEDKEPVIGASVVIDGTNKGVATNVDGQFALKLPPDTSLVISYIGYKTKKVHVSSLLHSDNNVIVLEEDREAMLDGIVTIATLPTSKDDVYGHRTYKPKSHKEKNKKKCK from the coding sequence ATGGCAAAAGGAAAGAGTACTTGTAAGCTACTAAAGGATATTCGACAGCAGATAGCGGATGCGAACGGTATCAGTTATCAGCCTAAAGAGTGTCACCACAAGGGGGATTGTGCAGGTACTTGTCCTGCTTGTGAGGAAGAAATACGTTATCTTGAACGTGAATTAAGAGCACGTAAGGGTAATGGCTTCGGTATGAAGGTAGCTGGTATCGATGCAGGTATTTGTGCTACGGTAATGCCAATGACTGCTGCTGCGCAAAATGTTAAGCCCGATAGTACGGCTAACCCTCCTGTACAAACAACCAAGAAAGCCCCTGTAAAGGTAGTAGACCTTTCTGATGGTTGTGCATCACCTGTGGTTGTACGTGGAATGGTCATAGACGCAGAAGATAAAGAACCTGTGATAGGTGCTTCTGTTGTTATAGACGGAACAAACAAGGGCGTTGCAACAAACGTGGATGGACAGTTTGCTTTGAAGTTACCACCAGACACTTCGTTGGTTATTTCATATATCGGATACAAGACAAAGAAGGTTCATGTAAGCTCTCTTTTGCATTCTGATAATAATGTTATAGTGCTTGAGGAAGATAGAGAGGCAATGTTAGATGGCATTGTAACAATAGCTACACTACCTACCAGTAAAGATGACGTATATGGTCATAGGACTTATAAACCGAAATCGCATAAGGAGAAGAATAAAAAGAAGTGTAAGTAA
- a CDS encoding carboxypeptidase-like regulatory domain-containing protein, translated as MAKGKSTCKLLKDIRQQIADANGISYQPKECHHKGDCAGTCPACEEEIRYLEHELKVRKGNGFGMKVAGIAAGICATVMPMTAAAQAVTPDSTANRPVHTAKKGDVKVVDLSDGCASPVVVRGMVVGSDNKEPLIGASVVIDGTKKGVATNIDGQFALKLPPDTSLVISLIGYEKQKVHVSSLLHSDNNVIVLEEDRDAMLDGIVTIATLPTCKDENKGNKDNVSGRRTDKPKSHKEKNKKKCK; from the coding sequence ATGGCAAAAGGGAAGAGTACTTGTAAGCTATTGAAGGATATTCGGCAGCAGATAGCGGATGCGAATGGTATCAGCTATCAACCTAAAGAGTGTCATCACAAGGGAGATTGTGCAGGTACTTGCCCTGCTTGTGAGGAGGAGATACGTTATCTTGAACATGAGTTAAAGGTGCGTAAGGGTAATGGCTTCGGTATGAAGGTGGCTGGTATTGCAGCAGGTATCTGCGCTACGGTAATGCCGATGACCGCTGCTGCGCAAGCTGTTACGCCCGATAGTACGGCTAATCGTCCTGTACATACAGCTAAGAAAGGCGATGTAAAAGTAGTAGACCTTTCTGATGGTTGTGCATCACCTGTGGTTGTACGTGGAATGGTCGTAGGCAGTGATAATAAAGAACCATTGATAGGTGCTTCTGTTGTAATAGACGGAACAAAAAAGGGCGTTGCAACAAATATCGATGGACAGTTTGCTTTGAAGTTACCACCAGACACTTCGTTGGTTATTTCTTTAATAGGATATGAGAAGCAAAAGGTTCATGTAAGTTCGCTTTTGCATTCTGATAATAATGTTATAGTGCTTGAGGAAGATAGAGATGCAATGTTAGATGGCATTGTAACAATAGCTACACTACCTACTTGTAAAGATGAAAATAAAGGTAATAAAGATAACGTGAGTGGTCGTAGAACTGATAAGCCTAAGTCGCATAAGGAGAAGAATAAAAAGAAGTGTAAGTAA